A DNA window from Chloroflexota bacterium contains the following coding sequences:
- the dnaN gene encoding DNA polymerase III subunit beta: MKLSCLQENLSKGLGIVSRAVATRSTLPITQNVLIATDQSRLKLAATNLEIAISCWVGAKIEEEGAITIPARLLTEFISSLPNDKIDIALTQRTLQLNCARFEARINGLDAQDFPPIPQVSDGIATKIEIEALREGISQVTFAAATEESRPVLTGNQLEFDGDKLALAAADGFRLAVHNTSLLEPVKNKTAIIVPARALNELSRFLTDQEEPVEITVNQQKSQVLFKLKNIEMVSQLIQGTFPNYSQLIPQSYVTRAVVDVAEFLRAIRMASIFARDGSGIVRLVVTPGVELTPGKMNISARAEEVGDNVGEIDALIDGEAAKIAFNAKYLSDVLSVLRQKQVALETTTSSSPGVLRPVGVDNYVHVVMPMFVQW, translated from the coding sequence ATGAAACTATCCTGCCTGCAAGAAAACCTGAGTAAAGGGTTAGGCATAGTTAGCCGGGCCGTAGCCACAAGAAGTACCTTACCTATCACTCAGAATGTCTTAATAGCCACTGACCAATCCCGTCTTAAGCTAGCTGCTACCAATTTGGAGATTGCCATCAGTTGCTGGGTTGGTGCCAAAATAGAGGAGGAAGGTGCCATCACCATCCCCGCCCGACTTTTGACTGAGTTCATCAGCTCTCTCCCCAACGATAAAATTGACATTGCTCTTACTCAGCGCACCCTGCAACTCAATTGTGCTCGTTTTGAGGCTCGGATCAATGGTCTCGATGCTCAGGATTTTCCGCCCATTCCTCAGGTCAGCGATGGCATAGCCACCAAAATTGAGATTGAAGCCTTGAGGGAAGGGATTAGCCAGGTCACATTTGCCGCAGCTACCGAAGAATCCCGCCCCGTGCTTACCGGGAACCAGCTTGAATTTGATGGAGATAAGCTGGCTCTGGCGGCGGCTGATGGCTTTAGATTGGCTGTCCATAATACCTCTCTGCTGGAGCCAGTTAAAAACAAAACTGCCATAATCGTGCCGGCGCGAGCCTTGAACGAATTAAGCCGCTTTCTCACTGACCAGGAAGAGCCGGTTGAAATCACAGTAAATCAGCAAAAGAGCCAGGTACTATTCAAGCTCAAGAACATAGAGATGGTTTCTCAGCTTATCCAGGGCACATTCCCCAACTACTCGCAGCTCATCCCGCAAAGTTATGTGACCCGAGCTGTTGTTGATGTGGCTGAGTTCTTGCGAGCCATCAGGATGGCCTCCATTTTCGCCCGCGATGGCAGCGGCATCGTCCGGCTGGTCGTTACCCCCGGCGTCGAGCTTACTCCAGGTAAAATGAATATCTCAGCCCGAGCTGAAGAGGTCGGTGATAACGTTGGCGAGATTGACGCCTTGATTGACGGCGAGGCGGCTAAGATTGCCTTCAATGCCAAATACCTCTCCGATGTCCTGTCTGTCCTGCGCCAAAAGCAAGTCGCTTTGGAAACCACCACTTCCTCCAGTCCCGGCGTCCTCCGCCCCGTCGGCGTCGACAACTACGTCCACGTCGTCATGCCCATGTTTGTCCAGTGGTAG
- a CDS encoding phosphotriesterase: protein MMAKVNTVLGPVSADELGVTLIHEHLTFGYLGWDCDALAPPYDREAAAKACVGALKGAKAYGLKTMVDATASDAGRDIELQKIVSERLGINIICATGFYTEKYGKPGYLKFRSQMYDITAEVCETFVKEITQGIGNTGVKAGVIKAATGHAKITPYEERILKAVARAQKETGVPIITHTEAGTMGPEQAELLISEGADPRRIVIGHMCGNADLKYHLSVLEKGVNIAFDRLGIDMLFPDKLRQACLIGLIGVGYGDRILLSQDYAAYWLGRPFEFPEAAKPLMANWSYVHVFNNIIPTLKEAGVSEDKINTMMVENPRGLFGGE, encoded by the coding sequence ATCATGGCCAAAGTTAATACTGTGCTGGGTCCAGTTTCCGCAGATGAGCTGGGCGTTACGCTGATTCATGAGCATCTGACTTTTGGTTATCTGGGATGGGACTGCGATGCATTGGCTCCACCGTATGACCGGGAAGCTGCCGCCAAGGCTTGCGTAGGCGCTTTGAAGGGAGCTAAGGCTTATGGGCTGAAGACGATGGTTGATGCTACTGCCAGCGACGCCGGCAGGGATATAGAGCTGCAGAAGATTGTCTCCGAGAGATTGGGTATAAATATCATCTGTGCTACAGGTTTTTATACGGAGAAATATGGGAAGCCCGGATACCTCAAGTTTCGAAGCCAGATGTATGATATCACCGCTGAAGTCTGCGAGACATTTGTTAAGGAGATTACACAGGGCATTGGAAATACGGGAGTGAAGGCGGGTGTCATTAAGGCAGCCACGGGACATGCCAAGATAACGCCTTATGAGGAGAGGATACTTAAGGCGGTGGCTAGGGCGCAGAAAGAGACAGGTGTGCCTATAATAACACACACTGAGGCTGGAACCATGGGGCCAGAGCAGGCCGAGCTGCTCATCTCCGAAGGTGCTGACCCCAGGCGTATAGTTATCGGGCACATGTGCGGCAATGCCGACCTGAAATACCATCTCTCCGTCCTGGAAAAGGGAGTGAACATAGCCTTTGACCGGCTGGGTATCGACATGCTCTTCCCGGATAAGCTGAGGCAGGCTTGCCTCATTGGTCTGATTGGCGTCGGCTACGGCGACAGAATTCTGCTGTCTCAGGATTACGCGGCATACTGGCTGGGCCGTCCCTTCGAGTTTCCAGAGGCGGCAAAGCCACTTATGGCCAACTGGTCCTACGTGCATGTCTTCAATAACATCATCCCAACACTGAAAGAGGCGGGAGTCAGTGAGGACAAGATTAATACCATGATGGTGGAAAACCCACGGGGACTATTCGGTGGCGAATAG
- a CDS encoding glycosyltransferase, with protein sequence MASGKESGELGPLIAGSEIMLYQIVIAVLLVIFAINLILNLRSLRMPDIDSKIPEPAPLISVLIPARNEEENIETCLKSLQKQDYPNFEIIVLDDNSTDRTAELVELIAAKDDRIRLVRGEPLAEGWAGKPFACYQLAEKARGSWLLFIDADTTHAPHMLRSTLALALELKPSMLSGFPRQMAESLPEKIAMPVLYFVIMSFLPLWWVHRSKGHRPSLTIGQFILFPREDYWRIGGHMAVQDKILEDVWLGVETVRHGGRHIAIDLSTVFYCRMYRDVGRMWEGFVKWIYSVAALSPVALVGLLAAGFVFYLAPFYWLWSAYFSMAAPTDWRFIVAFQVVMIIFMRWLVEHHFRQSLLSTFLHPLGFSFLFAAGLYGGWREVVGLGVRWKDRLYGATSGVK encoded by the coding sequence TTGGCTTCGGGGAAGGAAAGCGGCGAACTTGGGCCGCTCATAGCGGGTAGTGAGATAATGTTGTATCAGATAGTAATTGCTGTCTTGCTGGTTATCTTTGCGATTAATCTCATTCTTAATTTGAGATCGCTCAGGATGCCGGATATTGATAGTAAGATACCTGAACCAGCGCCTCTTATTTCGGTGCTTATTCCTGCTCGGAACGAAGAAGAAAACATAGAAACCTGCTTAAAGTCCTTGCAGAAACAGGACTATCCCAACTTTGAGATTATAGTTTTAGACGATAACTCCACGGACCGCACGGCTGAGCTTGTGGAGCTGATAGCGGCTAAGGATGACCGTATCAGGCTGGTAAGAGGCGAACCACTTGCTGAGGGCTGGGCAGGTAAGCCGTTCGCCTGCTACCAGCTTGCCGAAAAGGCCAGAGGTTCCTGGCTGCTGTTTATTGATGCTGATACCACACATGCTCCGCATATGCTGCGCAGCACACTGGCGCTGGCTCTTGAACTTAAACCCTCCATGCTTTCTGGATTTCCCCGCCAGATGGCTGAATCCCTTCCTGAGAAGATAGCCATGCCAGTATTGTACTTTGTCATTATGAGCTTTCTGCCATTATGGTGGGTGCATCGCTCCAAAGGGCATAGGCCATCGCTTACCATCGGTCAATTCATCCTATTTCCCAGAGAAGATTACTGGCGTATTGGCGGACACATGGCAGTGCAAGATAAAATACTGGAGGATGTGTGGCTAGGTGTTGAAACAGTTCGGCATGGTGGTCGGCATATAGCTATTGATTTATCTACAGTGTTCTATTGTCGCATGTACCGGGATGTGGGGAGAATGTGGGAGGGATTTGTCAAGTGGATATATTCAGTGGCGGCGTTATCACCGGTAGCGCTGGTTGGGCTGTTAGCTGCTGGCTTTGTTTTCTATCTAGCCCCGTTCTACTGGCTGTGGAGTGCCTATTTTTCGATGGCGGCTCCCACCGATTGGCGATTCATCGTTGCTTTCCAAGTAGTCATGATTATATTTATGCGCTGGCTGGTGGAGCATCATTTTAGACAATCGCTTCTTTCCACCTTCTTGCATCCGCTTGGTTTTTCATTCCTTTTCGCGGCTGGTCTATATGGTGGTTGGCGAGAAGTGGTTGGTCTGGGTGTCCGTTGGAAGGATCGCCTGTACGGCGCGACGTCTGGCGTCAAGTAA
- a CDS encoding C_GCAxxG_C_C family protein yields MSDVEKAVSCFNEGFMCSQAVLTAYAGQCGLDHETALKVSAAFGGGMGRMGETCGAVTGAFMVIGLKYGRTTVQDTQSHEKTNRLVKEFVDRFKSLNGSIVCRELLGCDLSTPDGLKIFVDNKLRDTLCSKLVREAAEIVEQLLV; encoded by the coding sequence ATGAGTGACGTTGAAAAAGCTGTTTCCTGCTTTAATGAAGGTTTCATGTGTTCTCAGGCGGTACTTACAGCGTACGCCGGACAATGCGGCTTGGACCATGAAACTGCCTTGAAAGTCAGTGCTGCCTTTGGAGGGGGCATGGGTCGGATGGGCGAAACATGTGGGGCGGTAACTGGAGCCTTTATGGTCATAGGCCTTAAATACGGTCGGACAACGGTTCAGGATACACAGTCACACGAAAAGACTAACCGGCTTGTTAAGGAATTTGTGGACAGGTTTAAGTCTCTTAATGGCTCAATTGTATGCCGGGAATTGCTCGGCTGTGATTTAAGCACTCCTGATGGTTTGAAAATTTTTGTGGATAATAAGCTCCGTGATACACTTTGTTCCAAACTTGTCCGGGAGGCGGCGGAGATTGTGGAGCAGTTATTAGTATAG
- a CDS encoding epoxyqueuosine reductase has translation MEEAIKEYVATSPGNRFQSFGDGQFFDEPLVGFAHGDDTIFQDYKAIIGDFHLTPREALERYLESKEGSQEHPSQVSVISFILPVTYETRLSLRQETVVPSLRWNHTRWHGQDFINELSRYVVSLLESLGYQAIALELADFYELKSLPEGFASNWSQRHIAYAAGLGTFSLSDGFITPRGIAMRCGSVVTDAKLPPSPRSYKDHLANCLFYSDGSCRRCIERCPADAISEQGHDKNKCQEFMFIKQKAMLKKLGRGEGYIGRYQGCGLCQTKVPCEARIPPKVRDKGR, from the coding sequence CTGGAGGAGGCGATTAAAGAGTATGTGGCTACAAGCCCGGGCAACCGCTTTCAGTCCTTTGGTGACGGTCAGTTTTTCGATGAGCCATTGGTTGGTTTTGCCCATGGCGATGACACCATCTTTCAGGACTATAAAGCAATAATAGGTGATTTCCACCTTACCCCGCGTGAGGCTCTGGAAAGGTACCTTGAATCCAAAGAGGGCAGCCAAGAGCACCCATCCCAAGTGAGCGTAATCTCCTTTATCCTGCCTGTTACCTACGAGACACGGCTGAGTTTGCGCCAGGAAACCGTGGTCCCCTCTCTGAGGTGGAACCACACCCGCTGGCATGGTCAGGACTTCATCAATGAGCTATCACGCTATGTGGTATCTCTATTGGAGAGCTTAGGCTACCAGGCTATAGCCTTGGAGTTGGCAGATTTTTATGAGCTGAAGAGCCTGCCCGAGGGATTTGCATCCAACTGGTCGCAGAGACACATTGCCTACGCCGCTGGCTTGGGGACTTTCAGCCTCAGTGACGGCTTCATTACACCGAGAGGAATTGCCATGCGCTGCGGCAGTGTGGTAACCGATGCAAAGCTACCACCCAGCCCTAGGTCGTACAAAGACCATTTGGCCAACTGCCTTTTCTACAGTGATGGCTCATGTCGGCGTTGTATAGAACGATGCCCTGCTGATGCTATCAGCGAGCAGGGGCACGACAAGAACAAATGTCAGGAGTTCATGTTTATCAAGCAGAAAGCTATGCTCAAGAAATTGGGAAGAGGAGAAGGTTATATCGGCCGCTACCAGGGCTGTGGCCTATGTCAGACGAAGGTGCCCTGCGAAGCCAGGATACCGCCCAAAGTCCGGGATAAGGGCCGATAG
- a CDS encoding nucleotidyltransferase family protein: MKSLILASGFGTRLYPLTVIKAKGLLDYKGKALISHVVDKIPQDIDILVNTNKKFEADFRRWQESISRVVTLCVEPVFTEEQAFGAVGSLDYWIRAKNIADDLLVIASDNYFEFDLRQFIAAYNGKDTLVAVYDIGDKNKASQYGVVLLDGHRIAELEEKPAQPASSLVAIACYIFPPRVFSLLSQFYAQGKRDNLGNFIAYLIETDEVHAYTFSELWIDIGSIDVYQSLQQAGS, translated from the coding sequence ATGAAAAGTTTGATATTGGCTAGCGGCTTCGGAACAAGGCTCTATCCGCTCACTGTCATTAAAGCAAAAGGCCTGCTCGATTACAAGGGCAAAGCATTAATAAGCCACGTTGTGGACAAGATTCCGCAGGATATAGATATTCTGGTTAACACTAACAAAAAGTTCGAAGCTGATTTCCGCCGCTGGCAGGAGAGCATTAGCAGGGTAGTGACCCTGTGTGTCGAGCCGGTCTTTACTGAGGAGCAGGCATTTGGTGCTGTAGGTTCTCTGGATTACTGGATTAGAGCCAAAAACATAGCTGATGACCTATTGGTCATCGCCAGCGATAACTATTTTGAGTTCGACCTGCGTCAGTTCATCGCCGCTTACAATGGTAAGGATACCTTGGTAGCTGTTTATGATATCGGCGACAAAAACAAAGCCAGCCAATATGGTGTTGTCCTTTTGGATGGGCATAGGATAGCCGAACTTGAGGAAAAGCCAGCGCAGCCTGCATCTAGCCTTGTGGCTATCGCCTGTTACATTTTCCCCCCGCGAGTATTCTCTCTCTTATCTCAGTTCTATGCCCAGGGCAAGAGGGACAATCTGGGCAACTTCATCGCTTACCTTATAGAAACAGATGAAGTCCATGCTTACACTTTCAGTGAGCTATGGATTGACATTGGCAGCATCGACGTCTACCAGTCGCTCCAACAAGCCGGCTCTTAG
- a CDS encoding GNAT family N-acetyltransferase, which produces MIRELSYKDANSIHDIINRASRVYKGAIPDDCYHEPYMPKEELQREMRSMNFFGWEDEKGLVGVMGFQPIEDVTLIRHAYVSPDCQRKGIGTRLLDHLKQMTKTKQLLVGTWADATWAIEFYQRQGFRLMPDKDELLMRYWDIPQRQIETSVVLGIEL; this is translated from the coding sequence ATGATCAGAGAACTTTCCTACAAAGACGCAAATAGCATTCACGACATCATAAACCGTGCATCTCGCGTCTACAAGGGCGCTATTCCCGACGACTGCTACCACGAGCCATACATGCCGAAAGAAGAGCTCCAAAGAGAGATGCGCAGCATGAATTTCTTCGGTTGGGAAGATGAAAAGGGGTTGGTCGGTGTCATGGGATTTCAGCCGATTGAAGACGTGACGCTCATCAGGCACGCCTATGTATCACCTGACTGCCAGAGAAAGGGCATCGGCACCAGGCTTCTCGACCACCTGAAGCAGATGACAAAGACCAAGCAGTTGCTCGTGGGTACCTGGGCAGATGCCACGTGGGCAATAGAATTCTACCAAAGGCAGGGGTTTAGACTCATGCCTGATAAAGACGAGCTACTGATGAGGTATTGGGATATCCCCCAGCGTCAGATTGAGACTTCGGTAGTTTTGGGTATTGAACTGTAA
- a CDS encoding glycerol-3-phosphate acyltransferase has translation MCRVEIFYFALLVVLAFWLGACPFSLWVGKWLLGKDIRDYGDGNPGAFNVLRAGGRKAFALAMFLDIGKGIPFVALAHYYFELPMAMVMAVGLSAILGHAFTPILRFNGGKALAVTGGVLLALPQHEMFISVVIFMLLGFLLINVDAWRVMFGMAATLIYLVVAKGVSLEPLFVLCAIAILVVKHFDDLKTRPRLKGKLITWLRGRKAANLGRS, from the coding sequence ATCTGTAGAGTGGAGATATTTTATTTTGCATTGCTCGTTGTGCTAGCTTTTTGGCTTGGCGCTTGTCCCTTTTCATTGTGGGTGGGGAAGTGGCTGTTAGGTAAGGACATAAGAGATTATGGAGATGGTAATCCCGGTGCATTTAATGTTCTGCGAGCCGGAGGCCGTAAGGCGTTTGCCCTGGCCATGTTTCTGGATATAGGCAAAGGCATCCCTTTTGTAGCCCTGGCACATTATTACTTTGAGCTGCCTATGGCTATGGTGATGGCGGTGGGGCTGAGCGCCATATTGGGTCATGCTTTTACCCCAATACTACGGTTCAATGGAGGTAAGGCGCTGGCGGTCACTGGCGGTGTCCTGTTAGCGCTACCGCAACATGAGATGTTCATTTCAGTTGTCATCTTCATGTTATTGGGTTTTCTTTTGATAAATGTTGATGCTTGGCGGGTGATGTTCGGTATGGCAGCCACATTGATTTACTTGGTGGTTGCGAAAGGAGTATCATTAGAACCGCTGTTCGTGCTATGTGCGATAGCCATACTGGTGGTAAAACACTTTGACGATTTGAAAACTAGGCCAAGATTGAAGGGTAAGCTTATCACTTGGCTTCGGGGAAGGAAAGCGGCGAACTTGGGCCGCTCATAG